CACAGGTAACTTCCCATCTTTTCCCAAAACTTAAGACCAGGTTTACCGTAGGAACTTTTGCAGAAGAATGTGGTGCAGACGACGCCGCGATTTCTCCACACGTTGCAGTTTTGCTTTTCTTTATTGTAGTACGGGCAAAGCCACTCTTCGCGCTGACCGAAGTCACCTTCTTCGCGTGCATTGAAAGCCACTTGGTATTTTACGGGCGCAACCATACCGATCGGAAGCGCGTATTCACGGCGTTCGATTTTATCGCGGAAAATTCTGTGGGCGTCGGTGGAAGACGACTCGTTAAACAATGCACCCACCATGAAATTTGGAAGAAACGGATGAAAAGTACAGCACTTCAAATCTTCACGATAATGAATCTTGCCGCGATGACGAGGCTTCGACATCGCACAAGTATCGCAGGTCGCTTTTTCTTCCTGGGGTGAAAAATCTAAAATTTCCCGCGGCAGTAAATTTTCATAAACGCGCGGTAGCTGGTACTTTAAAATCATCTTACGGCTTCAACTTACAGCGATCAAAAATTCTGCCTTTAACGTCTTTCATGATCGCAAAACGCGAAAGACTGTCATCCCAAGACCACGCAAGGTCGCGGCAGTTTACAAAATAGGGAAACACAACATCGCCGTTCGCCATGAAGGAGCTTGCCCCTGCCGAATAACTAGGTGCCATTAGAATACTTTGAGCAAAGTTATCTATCATCCATTGGACAGAGGAACTGGTCAGTAGACCCGCTTTTTCTAATTCAAATGAAACTTCCAAAGGGGTCACGAAACCCACTTGCTGACCCAAAGGACGGGCTGCTTGGAAATCCATAAAGTTATTTGAATAAACAATGCGAATGAACTGATAAAACTGAATCGGTTTATGGGCAAACTCTAGGGAGATTTTATTATAAAACTCTGCATCTCTTTCACCGTTATCACCCAGCAAAATAACTTTGTCTGGTTTTACTTCG
This is a stretch of genomic DNA from Bdellovibrio reynosensis. It encodes these proteins:
- a CDS encoding phosphatase domain-containing protein; the protein is MKNWIALVILLLGFTAEARTLLVSDVDDTIKLAHVKDITEAIRFSRDDVSRFAGMNALYDLIVNDQPDLEIVYLSNAPNWLMGNTHRRFLLNGKFPSGTYIPRTDLSADFHKLTHLRRLINEVKPDKVILLGDNGERDAEFYNKISLEFAHKPIQFYQFIRIVYSNNFMDFQAARPLGQQVGFVTPLEVSFELEKAGLLTSSSVQWMIDNFAQSILMAPSYSAGASSFMANGDVVFPYFVNCRDLAWSWDDSLSRFAIMKDVKGRIFDRCKLKP